The Mycolicibacterium boenickei genome has a segment encoding these proteins:
- a CDS encoding CbbQ/NirQ/NorQ/GpvN family protein has protein sequence MTDTYYANANEVQLFEQACRQRLPVMLTGPTGCGKTRLVEHMGLLLSRPVVTISCHDDLTSSDLVGRFMVTGGDVVWTDGPLTRAVKAGAICYLDEVVEARHDSLAVLHSLTDHRRTLYLDRAGEVVHAPETFMLVCSYNPAYRSSLKELKPSFRQRFVTLPMRYLPPEREAEVIVAETGVGLPTAQRLVRCATAIRTADEAFHFEPPSTRVLVTAAHLIAAGATELEAAEACVLAPLSSDGAITEGLREVASACLSAADAGSSSA, from the coding sequence ATGACTGACACGTATTACGCCAACGCCAACGAGGTGCAGCTCTTCGAGCAGGCCTGCCGCCAGCGCCTACCGGTGATGCTCACCGGCCCGACAGGATGTGGCAAGACCCGCTTGGTCGAGCACATGGGACTGCTGCTCAGCCGTCCGGTCGTCACCATCAGCTGCCACGACGATCTGACCAGCTCGGACCTCGTCGGACGGTTCATGGTCACCGGCGGGGATGTGGTCTGGACCGACGGTCCCCTCACGCGGGCCGTCAAGGCCGGGGCGATCTGCTACCTCGACGAGGTCGTCGAGGCGCGTCACGATTCGTTGGCCGTCCTGCACTCGCTCACCGACCACAGGCGCACGCTCTACCTGGATCGTGCGGGCGAAGTCGTCCATGCGCCAGAGACTTTCATGCTGGTGTGTTCCTACAACCCCGCCTACCGCAGCTCACTCAAGGAGCTCAAACCGTCCTTCCGGCAGCGTTTCGTCACGCTGCCGATGCGGTACCTGCCGCCCGAACGCGAGGCAGAGGTGATCGTCGCCGAGACCGGCGTCGGACTGCCCACCGCACAGCGGCTGGTCCGGTGCGCCACCGCGATCCGTACCGCGGACGAGGCATTCCACTTCGAACCGCCCTCCACTCGGGTACTCGTCACGGCGGCACACCTGATCGCTGCCGGTGCAACGGAACTCGAAGCCGCGGAGGCCTGTGTCCTCGCCCCGCTGTCCAGCGACGGCGCCATCACCGAAGGGCTGCGGGAGGTCGCGTCCGCGTGCCTGTCCGCAGCCGATGCCGGCAGCTCAAGCGCCTAG
- a CDS encoding SDR family NAD(P)-dependent oxidoreductase, with translation MQVAIVTGASSGIGFGCATALAEAGMAVLGTGRDEDRLTELEQAVGDPERIATVAVDLTDDDAPQRIVEAALSRWGRIDFLVNNAGIGSPKPLHETDDETLDRFLGIMLRAPFRLARDVLPHMGPGSAIINVTSTFAVVGGLRGGAYSAAKGGLTALTTHIACQYGAQGIRCNAVAPGVTVTPMVEQRLNDPGFRKMQTEMTPHTRLGRVEDIAATVAFLCSEGGSFINGQTIVVDGGWSSTKYLSEFALHSEWIAP, from the coding sequence ATGCAGGTTGCGATCGTCACCGGAGCCAGCAGCGGTATCGGTTTCGGCTGTGCCACCGCACTCGCCGAGGCAGGCATGGCAGTGCTCGGCACCGGCCGTGACGAAGACCGGCTCACCGAACTCGAACAGGCCGTGGGCGACCCGGAGCGCATCGCCACCGTGGCCGTCGACCTCACCGACGATGACGCCCCGCAGCGCATCGTCGAAGCCGCGTTGTCCCGCTGGGGCCGCATCGACTTCCTGGTCAACAATGCCGGCATCGGCAGCCCCAAACCCCTGCACGAGACCGACGACGAAACCCTCGACCGCTTCCTCGGGATCATGCTGCGGGCACCTTTCCGGTTGGCTCGAGATGTGCTGCCGCACATGGGGCCCGGATCGGCGATCATCAACGTCACCTCCACCTTCGCCGTCGTCGGCGGATTGCGCGGCGGCGCATACTCGGCGGCCAAGGGCGGGCTGACGGCGCTGACCACCCACATCGCCTGCCAGTACGGTGCGCAGGGCATCCGGTGCAACGCGGTCGCACCCGGTGTCACCGTCACCCCGATGGTCGAGCAGCGGCTCAACGATCCCGGCTTCCGCAAGATGCAGACCGAGATGACGCCGCACACCCGGCTGGGCCGGGTCGAGGACATCGCCGCCACCGTGGCCTTCCTGTGCTCGGAGGGCGGCAGCTTCATCAACGGGCAGACCATCGTCGTCGACGGCGGCTGGAGTTCGACGAAATACCTGTCGGAGTTCGCGCTCCACTCTGAATGGATTGCCCCATGA
- a CDS encoding AMP-binding protein, which produces MRRDEARAADAYARGLWVSTTLVDALADAARDTPDRALVIDGGITLTAGELQDRATALALQLTEWMPTGSVVSFMLPNWHEAAIIYLGATLAGMAVNPILPSLRDRELCFILDDAQSRAIFIPAEFGGHDYAAMLTRVVSQLATPPEVVVLRGDPGPHHAFDSMPAAPDRELPTLNPDDIRMIMYTSGTTGRPKGVLHSHNSINALIRQLRDHWMIDPGDTFLVPSPIAHIGGSIYAFECPLLLGSTAVLMQRWNAEDGVALMTEHRCTHMAGATPFLEQLLGAAERSGTRLPDLKVFICGGASVPPSLIRRASGYFDRAVVSRVYGSTEVPVTTVGSLTPGGVEHAAETDGRPGIAEIRLVSGEIRAQGPQMLLGYLHPDDEIESFDENGFFRTGDLGRWVDGDYLQVTGRAKDLIIRNGENISPKEVEDLLVGQLGIVEAAVVGLPDERTGERACAVLVTTDGRRPGVTDLGRLLAEHGLARFKAPERVEIWDALPKNDAGKVLKHQIRATLKGHD; this is translated from the coding sequence GTGCGACGGGACGAGGCCCGTGCGGCCGACGCCTACGCCCGCGGGCTATGGGTGTCCACCACCCTGGTCGACGCCCTGGCCGATGCGGCGCGGGACACCCCCGACCGGGCATTGGTGATCGACGGCGGCATCACGCTGACGGCCGGCGAACTCCAGGACCGGGCAACGGCTCTGGCGCTGCAACTGACCGAGTGGATGCCGACGGGCAGCGTGGTGTCCTTCATGCTGCCCAACTGGCACGAGGCCGCGATCATCTACCTCGGCGCCACGCTGGCCGGCATGGCGGTCAACCCGATCCTGCCGTCACTGCGCGATCGGGAACTGTGCTTCATCCTCGACGATGCGCAGAGCCGGGCGATCTTCATCCCCGCCGAGTTCGGTGGCCACGACTACGCAGCGATGCTCACCCGGGTGGTCAGCCAACTGGCCACGCCGCCGGAAGTGGTGGTGCTGCGCGGCGATCCTGGCCCGCACCACGCCTTCGACTCCATGCCGGCCGCACCGGACCGCGAACTACCCACGCTGAACCCGGACGACATCCGGATGATCATGTACACCTCGGGCACTACCGGCCGCCCCAAAGGGGTACTGCACAGCCACAACTCGATCAACGCGCTGATCCGCCAGCTGCGCGACCACTGGATGATCGACCCCGGCGACACCTTCCTGGTGCCCTCGCCCATCGCGCACATCGGCGGCTCCATCTACGCCTTCGAATGCCCGCTGCTGCTGGGCAGTACCGCGGTGCTGATGCAGCGCTGGAACGCCGAGGACGGCGTGGCACTGATGACCGAGCACCGGTGCACCCACATGGCCGGGGCCACGCCCTTCCTCGAGCAGTTGCTGGGAGCCGCCGAACGATCCGGTACCCGGTTGCCCGATCTCAAGGTGTTCATCTGCGGTGGCGCATCGGTACCGCCATCGTTGATCCGGCGGGCGTCGGGCTACTTCGACCGCGCCGTGGTCAGCCGGGTCTACGGCTCCACCGAGGTTCCGGTCACCACCGTCGGATCGCTGACTCCCGGAGGCGTCGAGCACGCCGCCGAGACCGACGGGCGCCCCGGGATCGCCGAGATCCGGCTGGTGTCCGGGGAGATCCGCGCCCAGGGTCCCCAGATGCTGCTGGGCTACCTGCATCCCGACGACGAGATCGAATCCTTCGACGAGAACGGCTTTTTCCGCACCGGCGACCTCGGCCGCTGGGTGGATGGCGACTACCTGCAGGTGACGGGGCGGGCCAAGGACCTCATCATCAGAAACGGCGAGAACATCTCCCCCAAGGAGGTCGAAGACCTCCTTGTCGGTCAGCTCGGCATCGTCGAGGCGGCTGTGGTCGGCCTGCCCGACGAGCGCACCGGGGAACGCGCCTGCGCGGTGCTGGTCACCACCGACGGCAGGCGCCCTGGCGTCACCGACCTGGGTCGGCTCCTGGCCGAGCACGGGCTGGCCCGGTTCAAAGCACCCGAGCGGGTGGAGATCTGGGATGCCCTGCCGAAGAACGACGCGGGCAAAGTGTTGAAGCATCAGATCCGAGCGACGCTGAAGGGGCACGACTAA
- a CDS encoding acyl-CoA synthetase has product MNVFAVLEQAAARFGDRGAVFLGERQLLTWAELRDRVLRLATSLKSLGDRGTRIAVASENRPEIVELMFAIWAAECVFVPINYKLHPREMADILADSGAAQVFASAKIADDLAAATDVPVETIGSQDYSGRFDSEPADPPTTDPGALAWLFYTSGTTGKSKGAMLSHRNLMAMTVAHLADFDDPDENCSLIHGAPMSHGSGLYIPPYVLRGARQVVPESAAFEPDEFLDLCAHHPGSSAFLAPTMVQRLIQTGRPRPENLKTVVYGGGPMYVDSLKKSLAAYGPIFVQLYGQGEAPMTITGLRRADHVGADDATLGSVGYPRSGVEVAVLNDDGTQAAVGEIGEIVCRGDVVMSGYWNNPTATAATLMDGWLHTGDMGSFDARGYLTLRDRSKDVVISGGSNIYPREVEEALLEHPDVVEAGVVGAPDADWGEVVVAFVVGEVSPAVLDAHLLERIARFKRPKRYEFIDALPKNSYGKVLKRELRERLAP; this is encoded by the coding sequence ATGAACGTTTTCGCGGTGCTCGAACAGGCCGCGGCCCGGTTCGGCGACCGGGGCGCGGTGTTCCTGGGCGAGCGTCAACTGCTCACCTGGGCGGAGTTGCGCGACCGCGTGTTGCGGCTCGCCACCTCGTTGAAGTCGCTCGGTGATCGCGGCACCCGCATCGCCGTCGCCAGCGAGAACCGGCCCGAGATCGTCGAGCTGATGTTCGCCATCTGGGCGGCCGAATGCGTGTTCGTGCCGATCAACTACAAATTGCATCCCCGCGAGATGGCCGACATCCTGGCCGATTCCGGTGCGGCCCAGGTCTTCGCGTCGGCCAAGATCGCCGACGACCTGGCCGCGGCCACCGACGTGCCCGTCGAGACGATCGGCAGTCAGGACTACTCGGGCCGGTTCGACTCCGAGCCGGCCGACCCGCCGACCACCGACCCCGGCGCCCTGGCCTGGCTGTTCTACACCAGCGGCACCACAGGTAAATCCAAGGGCGCCATGCTGTCCCACCGCAATCTGATGGCGATGACGGTGGCGCACCTGGCCGATTTCGACGACCCGGACGAGAACTGCAGCCTGATCCACGGTGCCCCGATGTCCCACGGCTCCGGTCTGTACATTCCGCCCTACGTGCTGCGCGGCGCCCGCCAGGTGGTGCCCGAATCCGCCGCGTTCGAACCCGACGAGTTCCTGGACCTGTGCGCCCATCACCCCGGCAGCAGCGCCTTTTTGGCTCCGACCATGGTGCAGCGCCTGATCCAGACCGGCCGTCCCCGCCCCGAGAACCTGAAAACCGTGGTCTACGGCGGCGGGCCGATGTACGTCGACAGCCTCAAGAAGTCGCTGGCCGCCTACGGCCCGATCTTCGTGCAACTCTACGGCCAGGGCGAGGCCCCGATGACGATCACCGGGTTGCGCCGCGCCGATCATGTCGGCGCTGACGACGCGACGCTGGGCTCGGTCGGGTACCCCCGCTCTGGCGTCGAGGTGGCCGTGCTGAACGACGACGGCACGCAAGCCGCCGTCGGGGAGATCGGTGAGATCGTCTGCCGCGGCGACGTCGTCATGTCGGGCTACTGGAACAACCCGACCGCCACCGCCGCCACACTCATGGACGGCTGGCTGCACACCGGCGACATGGGTTCCTTCGACGCCCGCGGCTACCTCACGCTGCGCGACAGGTCCAAGGACGTGGTGATCAGCGGGGGCAGCAACATCTACCCCCGCGAGGTCGAGGAAGCACTGCTCGAACACCCCGATGTCGTGGAGGCGGGCGTCGTCGGGGCGCCGGATGCCGACTGGGGTGAGGTGGTGGTCGCCTTTGTGGTCGGTGAAGTCTCCCCCGCAGTCCTGGACGCTCACCTGCTGGAACGCATCGCGCGGTTCAAGCGGCCCAAGCGCTACGAATTCATCGATGCGCTGCCCAAGAACAGCTACGGCAAGGTGCTCAAACGCGAACTGCGGGAGCGGCTGGCTCCTTAG
- a CDS encoding GntR family transcriptional regulator codes for MTITPADHRYLQVARTLRKEIVDGVYPVGSQLPTEHELCERFEVSRYTVREALRRLRDDNLVTSRPRAGTTVAPRAATNTYAQDVVSINDLLAFATGAQFTIESNAMVTIDNELAGRTGLPLGEQWLAVRGYRQSDDDPAPVCRTEYYINRSFAAVGRLLQRHSGPIFPLIEDLFGVSIVEVHQEISAIVTSPELAAGLKVSPGSAALQMQRTYTTSDGEIAQVTVNTHPSDRFRHSMTMRRVKG; via the coding sequence GTGACCATCACACCGGCGGACCATCGCTACCTGCAGGTCGCGCGCACCCTGCGCAAGGAGATCGTCGACGGGGTGTACCCGGTGGGCTCGCAGTTGCCCACCGAACACGAACTGTGCGAGCGCTTCGAAGTCAGCCGCTACACCGTGCGCGAGGCGCTGCGCCGGCTGCGCGACGACAACCTCGTCACCTCACGGCCCCGGGCCGGCACCACGGTCGCACCGCGGGCGGCGACGAATACGTATGCGCAGGACGTGGTCTCGATCAACGACCTGCTGGCTTTCGCTACCGGTGCGCAATTCACGATCGAGTCCAATGCCATGGTCACGATCGACAACGAGTTGGCCGGGCGCACCGGTCTCCCACTCGGCGAGCAATGGCTGGCCGTCCGCGGCTACCGGCAGTCCGACGACGATCCTGCGCCGGTCTGCCGCACCGAGTACTACATCAACCGCAGCTTCGCCGCCGTCGGGCGTCTGTTGCAGCGCCATTCCGGTCCGATCTTCCCGCTGATCGAAGATCTCTTCGGAGTCAGCATTGTCGAAGTGCACCAGGAGATCTCGGCGATCGTCACTTCGCCCGAGCTCGCCGCGGGCCTCAAGGTCAGTCCCGGCTCCGCGGCCCTGCAGATGCAGCGCACCTACACCACCTCCGACGGAGAAATCGCCCAGGTCACCGTCAACACCCACCCGTCCGACCGGTTCCGTCATTCCATGACGATGCGCCGGGTCAAGGGCTGA
- a CDS encoding TetR/AcrR family transcriptional regulator, producing MTPQIKQSARELRRLQTRERILGAAVAEFQASGMAGADIGAIVSAAGVAHGTFFFHFPSKEHVLLELERREETRMAAEFASFLEKAHDLATALTELVRLVGSLEQRFGPLLFKELLALHFSPTRPSKDEWSDHPMIVLLLREIERARGHGEVHPEVDAFYSAAFFLLGIYGVLTTTAKGQHRDAMLANLVITARRGLEVR from the coding sequence ATGACCCCACAGATCAAGCAGTCGGCGCGCGAGTTGCGCCGACTGCAGACGCGGGAACGGATACTCGGCGCGGCCGTCGCCGAGTTCCAGGCGTCGGGCATGGCCGGGGCGGACATCGGCGCGATCGTCAGTGCCGCGGGCGTTGCCCACGGGACCTTTTTCTTCCACTTCCCCAGCAAGGAACACGTGCTGCTGGAACTGGAACGCCGCGAAGAGACGCGCATGGCAGCCGAATTCGCGAGCTTTCTCGAGAAAGCACACGATCTCGCAACGGCGCTGACCGAGCTCGTCCGCCTGGTGGGCAGCCTGGAGCAACGGTTCGGGCCGCTCCTGTTCAAAGAACTCCTTGCGCTGCATTTCTCGCCGACACGCCCCAGCAAGGACGAATGGAGCGACCACCCGATGATCGTCCTGCTCCTCCGCGAGATCGAGCGCGCCCGGGGCCACGGCGAGGTACATCCCGAGGTCGACGCCTTCTACAGCGCCGCATTCTTCCTCCTGGGTATCTACGGCGTCCTGACCACCACTGCCAAGGGCCAACACCGCGACGCGATGCTGGCCAACTTGGTCATCACCGCACGACGAGGACTGGAGGTCCGATGA
- a CDS encoding nitric oxide reductase activation protein NorD yields the protein MPELDEAHAMATERSCAVTAVALSGQRRTGARLVSGQHRGFGLSSLLDVVHVPYPPRRDWTRRTLTCGVALQCSPSKERILDYRLNELSTRELAALTLVEAGVALGWVAENWPGLLADLRSALPHLEPAGADTDAKEMLNRAVALARTSQQFAIDPLLGSLPRAYTLPQGLSDKLRRTFGRLPWTTNQKRSPAPHSVPAGGDGGVRNSNLPPPSRPQDNDLDITPDHRPGIPYPEWNAWTNSFMPDHVAVLEQARSSRHRQPGAVAVDVRKWFEENTHRAMKNRLEDGSDLDVDQYVNHFIDLTTGEAVEPRLFRELLPANRDVTTALLLDGSSSLGVHGGRIFKLELACADALSRAMTSARERHGIFTFTGNTRHRVEVSCLKDFADRRFVPPGSLGLSTGGYTRLGAPLRHMTSRLLDQPSERRLLIVIGDGLISDEGYEGRYAWADAAHAVEEANDAGVSMYYLGVGPVRVDPLPEVFGPKRSQRIRRIEELPRVLAHVHRELVSV from the coding sequence ATGCCCGAACTCGACGAAGCCCACGCCATGGCGACCGAGCGCAGTTGCGCCGTCACCGCCGTGGCGTTGAGCGGCCAGCGCCGCACCGGCGCCCGCCTGGTCAGCGGGCAGCACCGCGGCTTCGGTCTGAGTTCCCTGCTCGATGTCGTGCACGTGCCCTATCCACCGCGTCGTGACTGGACCCGGCGAACGCTGACATGCGGTGTGGCACTGCAGTGCTCGCCATCCAAAGAGCGCATCCTCGACTATCGGCTCAACGAGCTCTCGACCCGCGAACTCGCCGCGCTCACCCTCGTCGAGGCCGGCGTCGCGCTGGGCTGGGTCGCCGAGAACTGGCCCGGACTACTGGCCGACCTGCGCTCGGCGCTTCCGCACCTGGAACCGGCCGGCGCGGACACGGACGCCAAAGAGATGCTGAACCGGGCCGTCGCCCTTGCGCGTACCTCTCAGCAGTTCGCCATCGACCCGCTGCTCGGCAGCCTGCCGCGGGCCTACACCCTGCCGCAGGGACTGTCCGACAAGCTGCGCCGTACCTTCGGACGGTTGCCGTGGACCACCAACCAGAAGCGTTCGCCGGCACCACACTCCGTCCCCGCCGGCGGGGACGGCGGGGTCCGCAACTCGAACTTGCCCCCACCGAGCCGGCCTCAGGACAACGACCTCGACATCACCCCCGACCACCGGCCGGGAATCCCCTACCCGGAATGGAACGCGTGGACGAACAGCTTCATGCCGGACCACGTCGCGGTTCTCGAGCAGGCCCGCTCCAGCCGCCACCGGCAGCCCGGCGCGGTCGCCGTCGACGTCCGGAAGTGGTTCGAGGAGAACACCCACCGGGCCATGAAGAACCGGCTGGAGGACGGCTCCGACCTCGACGTCGACCAGTACGTCAACCACTTCATCGACCTGACAACCGGTGAGGCGGTCGAACCGCGCCTCTTCCGTGAACTGTTGCCCGCCAACCGGGACGTGACAACCGCGCTGCTGCTCGACGGCAGCTCTTCGCTGGGTGTACACGGGGGCAGGATCTTCAAACTGGAGCTCGCCTGCGCCGACGCCCTGTCCCGCGCGATGACGTCGGCCCGGGAACGCCACGGCATCTTCACGTTCACCGGGAACACCCGCCATCGCGTGGAAGTCAGTTGCCTCAAGGATTTCGCGGACCGCCGTTTTGTCCCGCCCGGCAGTCTGGGCCTGTCCACCGGCGGCTACACCAGACTCGGTGCGCCGCTGCGGCATATGACCAGCCGCCTGCTCGACCAGCCTTCGGAGCGCAGGTTGCTCATCGTCATCGGGGACGGCCTGATCTCGGACGAAGGCTACGAGGGCCGCTACGCCTGGGCTGATGCCGCGCACGCTGTCGAGGAAGCCAACGATGCCGGCGTCTCCATGTACTACCTCGGCGTCGGGCCCGTCCGCGTCGATCCCCTGCCGGAAGTGTTCGGCCCCAAACGGTCCCAACGCATCCGCCGAATCGAAGAACTTCCCCGCGTCCTCGCGCACGTCCACCGGGAGCTGGTATCCGTATGA
- a CDS encoding NAD(P)H-dependent amine dehydrogenase family protein: protein MRRVVQFSTGNVGRHSLAAIIGRPDLKLVGVHASGPDKIGRDAAELCGHVEPTGVIATDDIDALIALGPDCVVYTALGETRPMEAIEQMSRFLAAGINVVGTSMVWLVTPHQADDWLRVPLAEACSVGNSSLYVNGIDPGYSGDTAVYAALSVVTRAESVTVKEIFDYGNYDDYEYTGTAMGFGTTPDDELPMAFQPGVITAMFGGLVRNLAHHLGVELDEVRQRFEPWYATECIECTMMTVEPGQLAGTRFAAEGIRSGVPIITVEHTTRLTPAAAPDWEYPPDGQSGVHKVTVEGEPRIEVSTELSHPTLDVTDAGCLSTAARVVNAIDWVCDAPAGLVAAEDIPPTALIRGLMW, encoded by the coding sequence ATGCGCAGAGTGGTCCAGTTCTCCACCGGCAATGTCGGTCGGCATTCGCTGGCGGCGATCATCGGCAGGCCCGACCTGAAGCTGGTCGGTGTTCATGCCTCCGGCCCGGACAAGATCGGGCGTGACGCTGCCGAACTGTGCGGGCATGTCGAGCCGACGGGTGTCATCGCGACCGACGACATCGACGCGCTCATCGCGCTCGGGCCCGATTGCGTGGTCTACACAGCCTTGGGGGAGACGCGGCCGATGGAGGCCATCGAGCAGATGTCGCGGTTCCTGGCGGCCGGGATCAATGTCGTCGGAACCTCGATGGTGTGGCTGGTGACACCGCACCAGGCCGACGATTGGTTGCGGGTACCGCTTGCGGAGGCGTGCTCGGTCGGGAACTCCTCGCTGTATGTCAACGGCATCGATCCCGGTTACTCGGGGGACACCGCGGTGTACGCAGCGCTCAGTGTGGTCACCCGAGCCGAGTCGGTGACCGTCAAGGAGATCTTCGACTACGGCAACTACGACGACTACGAATACACTGGCACCGCCATGGGTTTCGGCACCACGCCGGACGACGAGCTGCCGATGGCATTCCAGCCGGGGGTGATCACGGCGATGTTCGGCGGATTGGTGCGCAATCTGGCCCATCATCTAGGCGTGGAGCTCGACGAGGTTCGTCAGCGGTTCGAGCCGTGGTACGCCACCGAGTGCATCGAGTGCACGATGATGACCGTCGAACCAGGGCAATTGGCCGGCACCCGATTCGCCGCCGAAGGCATCCGCAGCGGCGTTCCGATCATCACTGTCGAGCACACCACGAGGCTCACTCCGGCGGCAGCGCCGGATTGGGAATATCCGCCCGACGGCCAGTCCGGCGTGCACAAGGTGACCGTGGAGGGCGAGCCACGCATCGAGGTGAGCACTGAGCTGTCCCATCCGACGCTCGACGTGACCGACGCCGGATGTCTGTCGACCGCGGCGCGGGTGGTCAACGCGATCGACTGGGTGTGTGATGCTCCGGCAGGATTGGTTGCCGCCGAGGATATTCCGCCGACCGCGTTGATCCGCGGGCTGATGTGGTGA
- a CDS encoding cytochrome P450: MPESLERHAQNWDLRHQDFNDNDFLYDVYSVMRQQSPFARTDKPFLSATPAGAWVAVRYAECVKILQDWEHFSSNPTPEGAEQLAGDLVITLDPPRQQKFRKVLNPYFSPARIKALRPEIGAETDRLIDDLIENGSGDLAQIAWRQPGIVFFKYLLGMPIEDVPLCVELTDTALNGATEQDRMTAWGGLYQHLHDAVTARMDQPPRDDMIDVLLSAEIDGEKLSFGDVVSNAMLLVQAGLETTASAMSFAYHYLATNPAERDRLIGDPDLLTFAVEEFIRFAGSIHGIPRTVAKEVELNGCTFSPGESVIVNYAAANRDEMVFPDAARCILDRRENRHLGFGAGVHRCLGSNLARLEFQVGLERVLSRMPDFTLSEDEVARFHGNSVTRGFRSVPVTFTPGGRSTM, from the coding sequence GTGCCGGAGTCACTCGAACGCCACGCGCAGAACTGGGATCTGCGCCACCAGGATTTCAACGACAACGACTTCCTGTACGACGTCTACTCGGTGATGCGACAGCAGTCGCCGTTCGCGCGCACCGACAAACCGTTTCTCAGCGCGACGCCGGCGGGCGCGTGGGTGGCGGTGCGCTATGCAGAGTGCGTCAAGATCCTGCAGGACTGGGAACACTTTTCCAGCAACCCGACGCCCGAGGGCGCCGAACAGCTCGCCGGGGATCTGGTGATCACCCTCGACCCGCCGCGACAGCAGAAGTTCCGCAAGGTCCTCAACCCGTACTTCTCTCCCGCGCGGATCAAGGCGCTCCGGCCCGAGATCGGCGCCGAGACCGACCGGCTCATCGACGATCTCATCGAGAACGGCTCCGGTGACCTGGCCCAGATCGCCTGGCGCCAGCCCGGAATCGTGTTCTTCAAGTATCTGCTCGGCATGCCGATCGAAGACGTCCCGCTGTGCGTCGAGCTGACCGACACTGCGCTCAACGGCGCCACCGAACAGGACCGGATGACCGCCTGGGGCGGGCTCTATCAGCACCTGCACGACGCCGTGACCGCGCGGATGGACCAGCCACCCCGTGACGACATGATCGACGTGCTGCTGTCCGCCGAGATCGACGGAGAGAAACTGTCCTTCGGCGACGTCGTGTCCAATGCCATGCTCCTGGTCCAGGCGGGTCTCGAGACCACCGCCAGCGCAATGTCTTTCGCCTACCACTATCTCGCCACCAACCCGGCCGAGCGCGACCGCCTGATCGGCGATCCCGACCTCCTCACCTTTGCAGTGGAGGAGTTCATCCGGTTCGCCGGGTCGATCCACGGCATTCCCCGCACCGTGGCCAAAGAGGTGGAACTGAACGGCTGCACGTTCTCACCGGGCGAGTCGGTCATCGTCAACTACGCCGCCGCCAACCGCGACGAAATGGTGTTCCCCGACGCGGCCCGATGCATCCTCGACCGGCGCGAGAACCGGCACCTCGGATTCGGCGCCGGCGTGCACCGCTGCCTCGGGTCCAATCTGGCTCGACTGGAGTTCCAGGTCGGCCTGGAGCGGGTGCTGTCCCGCATGCCTGACTTCACCCTCTCAGAAGACGAAGTCGCACGATTTCACGGCAACTCGGTCACCCGCGGATTCCGCTCGGTCCCCGTCACTTTCACGCCCGGTGGCCGGTCCACCATGTGA